tcttatatatgttggatcattgaccttagCCATACACATTCACGGCTTGCTTCGTGAATTGAaagaatttctgaatgatttgaaaatatgactACCATTGTTTGCTTGACTGATCTTTAATATATTGTCGTTCCACCATAAGTAAAGACATATCCCGTTTGAGATCGAGCTTTATgaggatctgaaagatatcctgcatctgcatatccaagcaattgttactttgattcccttgagtaaaataaacccatatcagtagttccgcgaagataacgcaatatatgtttgataccattccaatgtcttcgagttggagcggaactatatcttgctaataaattgacagaaaaagcaatgtttggacgtatacaattggcaagatatataagtgcaccaatagcactaagatatggtacttcatgaccaagtaattcttcatcatttttcataatgacaaaatgggtcatttttcacattaagTGATTGAACAACCATTGAAGAACTTAAAtgatgcgctttatccatataaaaacgcatcaaaactttcttaatatatgttgattgatgtactaaaacttcATTTGGAAAATACTCGATctgcaggccgagacaaaattttgtttttccaagatctttcatctcaaattccttcttaaagtaatttgttgttcttgtgagctctttaggagttccaacaagatttaattCATCAACATatactgcaataattgcaaattcggtttctgatttcttaatgaagatgcatgggtatatagggttattcatatacctttcttttagcaagtattcgctaaggcgattgtaccacatgcgtccagattgcttgtatccatacaaggatcgttgtaacttgattaagtacatgctacgaggctttgtactatttgcttcaggcaatttaaatcctttagggattttcatgtatatatcattatccatggatccatataaatatgttgtaataacattcatgagacacatatctagtccttctgggactgccaaactaattaagaaattatatgTGATTGCGCCCATGACGAGAGAGAatgtttcctcatagtcaaTACCAGATTTCTGcaagaaaccttgtgctactaatcgcactttatatcttatgatctcattattctcattgtgttttggtacaaatacccatttgtactcaacaggctttacatctttaGGTGTTTAGACtataggtccaaaaacttctcattttgttaatgattTTAACTTTGCCCAtataacttctttccattttggccaatcatttatATGTCGGCATTATTCCATATTTCATGTTTCAGGATCTTCATTATTCCTTATGGAGGCCACTTGggaagtgaaaataatattattttgatcccatttttctctcgtgtatacataacttattgagatctcacaattttcaggtacctatGCCTCTTTAAGGgctttttgtttaatatgtgcctcttcaggggcttcttgctcaatatgtgcctcttcaggggcttcttgttcaatatgtacCTCTTCAGGGccttctgcattatttgtgcctcttctacggctatagatttatcaactttaaactgatcagtcattttgatggcctCTTTTAAAGTGctaagtttttcttgggttctcctcttctagggagttacatcctttgagctgacaggtctaccacgcttcaagCATATCTTAGaatcatttgttaactgtcctatagggacatcaatccgtgctggagtatttgtAGTCAggatatatgactttgtcactttcctTGTATGAATGCATCTTGtagttgatttgcaagattttgtaaatgaatgattctttgaacttctagttcacattgatttgtatgaggatcaagatgagtcaaagtcaatccattccaaataattttacGTCGTTCTTCTAGAACTGGCTCCTCCCCCTAACGGtgagaaaattgtctcattaaaatgataatctacacaacatgtcattctaccttttaagtgtataggtagactagtcactaattaaaaacttctGGTTTTGTAATGTACATCCATATGACCTTTTACCTcgggggaccaagttggtcttaaAAGATTCTTCTGGATCTATCAtcatataaagtgtcattcacatggaatcaaatactactagtgacatagtataagctcTTCTGGAGCATTTAATTTGGTTTCTATCACCTAATATAGTATTGacattgtttgtcatcaatgttgtgcaattaatgagacaagagtttcatcaaagtgACAAGTTATAAAACATTGTCATAAAGACTTTGTCTTTATAgaattgaataaatattatcatagagaaagaattaaaatcaatggaaaaatattagtcatcaATGATGACTTAACTTAATAACTTGCGTAAAAGCAATTagagcatatataacacaataaaacaaatatgaaaagataatttaaagttatatatttcttaaataatctcacacatttgattttgtaagtgtggagcaatttatacatgaaataacaaggaagtatttcaataaccaaactaattgtagtgatagatcaataattttattcaaaatattattatgatctaaatcaatgtacaaaaattaattcataagtcaaaatttcaagagaacatatcatgatttaaagcatcttattgtctcaaaactttaattgaaatattataaatccATCTGAAcatatatgtaaagatataacataatatattgagaacaatagttgaacctattgtaatttcaaaattattttggataatgaaattattacattaataaaaataccatatgtggcaacatgaaataatatatgtaaaattttctaCTAATGACAGTATAACttctaataatagaaatttataaaaaccatcaaacacttacctatttgtataacttgatatacaaaaatattaatcctttgataatatgtaaatattatctatatgcttgttatcatagcttcaggctataatatatttaattataacttttggttatataaatttcataaagttgtacaaaattgttagttaaCAATTTGGTTCTCTATAGCTTCTAGCTATAAGAAGTACATATTAACAACTTTGGCATAACCTTTGATTAgcacaaaaaatattaattttcttactttcataacttcaggttatgaataataatatttatataacttttggttatataacaaaattaaaaaaaaaattatgtatcttctaggtacatagttgttcatttcaacttccttttcttttattgatgtttggtaaaggtcgaccaaatgtttgggcgtacgacaggtacgcgaacaatgccccttcataccacatctataacacttattctcatggttcttaggaagtttgtcttgtaaacacttcccattttcttgttttacctcAATATTATTCCACTTCTAGTGGTGCAATaaggctttcattttctgagaatttggtaaattatttatataagaaccatggtattggggatttcttccacgaccacgaCCACGACCATGTCCTCGTCATCGTCCATGAGTTTGGgacaatattgcattcacttcagggaatgattCAGATCTAATTAGACGAGattggtgatttctcatcaaaaacttattttttgttaaaccttcatggagatgataACGAAGGAAAATTAGTGTTTTGTGCGATcctgcagggatgcttgatttccttctttgatcatagctccaagattcattgacaattttgttttgaataacttttagttatacaagagaattataaattgtatgcatagcttctagctatgaaattattgttaataaaaattgttttccataatttatgttgtgaaaaataagtgagtacaaaataaaaattaaaagtcaatatttttcataactttgaattatgatcattttgtcgaaacaataaaatattcaaatttatatatagcttcaggctatgaactatttatgtataacttttggttacacaatataattaaaagaaatcaaagaaattaaaagttaatatctttcatagcttcaggctatgattattttatcagaacaagaaaatatttaaatttgttcatagcttcaggttatgaactattttttatataaatttgtatatagcttcaggctatgaactattcattgagtagatttgtgcataacttcaggttatgaacatttatttatttcatagcttttggctataatattgtttggtataacttctagttataccgtataattaaaaataaataattggggatcatatacataacaTCTAGTCATGTATTTGTAATTCTGTAATTTTtccccataacttctggttatatgAATTgcacatatattttttcataacttctggttatgaatttatctcataatttataattcatCCCATAACTTCTGGCTATAaggattgtacatatttttcataacttttgatTACAgggattgcacatatttttcataacttctagttatgaatttaccttataatttataatttatcccataacttctggttatagggattgtacatattttcataacttctggttatgaatttactctataatttataatttatcccataacttctggttatagggattgtaCTTATTTATGCATTcgaataaaataagtaaaaatagagAGTCAAAGGtaataaagtagaaaatcatgatataagtttatcacatacctttttgtaagaaagaagataaaagagtctttctatttctctgaaaAGGAGGACAcctttctatttctctgaatagagaaaaatatttctatttcttttgtagagactagtcgtgctgataacgtgttgtaaaattataaagtgaaaggagaagaaaacaagaaagagaaattagaatgtaggaaaaaaatagaatgcataaaaaaactctattaaatttcattaggggtctctcccttttataaggagttacaaaagatatttatggatgatcatccacaagttaccatagtggtacagaatctcatattttataatagttatggatttttaaaaattattttctatttttaaatcacacatcAAATGCCctcttattttcttataaattaccataaatttgaaattttggggCTTACCATGGTAACTAGAAGAAGCcaaccaaaattaaatttgcaaCCCCTCCTAAAATATTAATCCAACAGTactcaaaaatcatttttggtcAGCTCTCCCTCTTTTATGAGCTTGAAGCCTTCCACAACATCATTTCTCTCAAACTAGCCGTCGGGGAAGACCGTGATAACTCTCTATCTTCCCTCTCCCGCCCAACCCCTCCTCCCACCTTCTTTCAAAACCCTAAGCCCTCCCCGCCAAAATATTATCCCCAACCCGCACTCTCACAAAAACCCCAACTTCGAGCCCCTCAAGAACCGTCGGATCCGCCAACTCGACGTGGGCCACCTCAACCATGCACTCTCCTCCCTTGATCTCATGACCCTGCAAAACGTCCCACCAGACCTCACCACCTACTCCATCCTCCTCAAGTCCTGCATCCGATTCCGCAACTTCCAACTCCGGAAGCTAATTCGGTCTGGACTTGAGCTCGACTCGGTTGTGTTGAACACTCTGATCAGCTTGTACTCCAAATGTGGCGACACCGCAACCGCTAGGTTGATTTTTGAGGGAATGAAAAATAAGAGAGATTTGGTTTCATGGAGTGAGATGGTCTCATGTTTTGCGAATAACAGTATGGAGTCGCAAGCAATTtggacatttttttattttctcgaaTTGGGTTTTTACCCAAATGAGTATTGCTTTGTGGCCGTGATTCGGGCTTGTTCAATGAGTTGGGGAGATAATTTATGGGTTTGTGGTGAAAACCGGGTATTTTGAGGCTGATGTGTGTGTTGGGTGTGAATTGATTGATATGTTCGTGAAGGGTAGTGGTGACTTGGGCTCAGGTTATAAGGTGTTCGAGAAACTGCCAGAGAGAAATTTGGGTACTTGGACTTTGATGATAACTAGATTTGCGCAATTGGGTTGTGCCAGAGATGCAATTGAATTGTTTTTGGATATGGAATTGAGTGGTCTTGCACTGGATCGGTTTACATATAGTAGTGTCCTTTCTGCTAGTACAGAGTCAGGATTGTTAGCACTAGGGAAGCAATTGCATTCCCAAGTTATACGTTTGGGATTGGCTTCAGATGTTTGTGTTGGTTGTAGCTTGGTGGACATGTATGCAAAGTGTACAGCAGATGGGTCCGTGGATGATTTGAGGAAGGTATTTGATCGGATGCCTGAGCATAATGTTATGTCTTGGACCGCAATTATCACAGCATATGTGCAAATTGGAGAGTGTGATAAGGAAACTATTGAACTTTTCTGCAAGATGATATCTGGCCGTGTACAGCCtattcatttctcatttttcaagTGTTCTCAAGGCATGTGGAAACCTTTCTGATCCTTATAAACATGCTTTAAGGGAAATGGAGAAATTTATTAGATAATCAAGGTGAATACAGAAGACTACCCTCGGTCCAAGGGTGCCAAGGAACTGCCTCTGGCTAAAACATTACCTTGGTACATATATGGATCTTACAGAAGCACTAACCCTTGCATCTAAACCAATCAACCACAAAGTATTACAGGACAGAGAATGAGATAGCTATTGCGAGGCACTACCTTCCCTCCAAGCTGATCGTCATTGTCGCATTTCGTGAAGAATTGGTACCCCGACTGGATTGTTCATATGATCCTCAACTGACATCTCCCTGGAGTATAGAGTAGGCCTGGGGGCATTTGCAGGAGTTCAACTTCACCTTCTAGCATCTCCAATGCCTTGCTCATTGAAGGACGATCCGTGGGATTCATCTGTACACACCATAATGCAACTATGACTATCTTCCTTATATACTTGTGTTCGTCCTCAGTGGCATCTCCAATTTCCATGTCTTCTCCTTGATCTATTCGATCATAAATCCATGATGGGAAGTATGTTTGGCTTTGCTCTAGACATGTATTTGCATGCTTCCTTTTTCCCACCATTTCCATTAataacattccaaaactatacaCATCAGCTTTATATGAAACACCTCCAATGTTCTTGTAGAATAATTCTGGAGCAATATATCCTAATGTTCCTCGAGCAGCAGTTAGAGATACAATGCTTTCTTCTATTGAATGTAATTTTGCAAGGCCAAATCAGAAACTTTTGGGATAAAGTTTGCATCAAGAAGAATGTTGTGTGGCTTGATATCAAAATGCAGAATTTGCATGTCACAACCTTGATGTAAGTATTCAATCCCACAACCCACACCTAGTGCAATCTTATATAATCTTTCCCAACTCAAAGAATGTTGTTTTCaagtttagaaaaaagaaacttatCAGGGGACCCATTAGGCATATAT
The sequence above is a segment of the Vitis riparia cultivar Riparia Gloire de Montpellier isolate 1030 unplaced genomic scaffold, EGFV_Vit.rip_1.0 scaffold541_pilon_pilon, whole genome shotgun sequence genome. Coding sequences within it:
- the LOC117910024 gene encoding pentatricopeptide repeat-containing protein At3g49170, chloroplastic-like; this encodes MTLQNVPPDLTTYSILLKSCIRFRNFQLRKLIRSGLELDSVVLNTLISLYSKCGDTATARLIFEGMKNKRDLVSWSEMVSCFANNIGEIIYGFVVKTGYFEADVCVGCELIDMFVKGSGDLGSGYKVFEKLPERNLGTWTLMITRFAQLGCARDAIELFLDMELSGLALDRFTYSSVLSASTESGLLALGKQLHSQVIRLGLASDVCVGCSLVDMYAKCTADGSVDDLRKVFDRMPEHNVMSWTAIITAYVQIGECDKETIELFCKMISGRVQPIHFSFFKCSQGMWKPF